The DNA sequence CTTGGTCTTGGGCCACCAGTCTGATCCAAAGCAGGCTcgctttgttttttttttcccccctttTATAGGGTCAGTTTGACCTATAGCCCGGCAAGCTCAACTCGATCCATTGCGCATTTTGATATCATCCTATCATAGATGATCACTCATCAACATAGTAAAAGAAaggttaaattacaataagctCCTTTAAAGTTTGGTATACTTACGAATGCCCCGTCGTTGTTGGGAGATTACCAATACCTCCgatatctaataaaattatataatttttggatggaggcctgaaattgtcaactttgacctttactgtattttttcttaaaaaaattactttaaaaaaaattcagaaaattctgaaaaataagtaaaactGTAATAGCCCAAACGggtattttaatcaattcaccataaaaaattaatacaaatctaataaattgagctaattattaaatgacaattaaaattaaggatATTAGTAACCTCTCAAACAACAAcagatatatttaaattaaatttcaggaCAGCTGTTTGTGATTTAATGTCATCCATATCGAAATGTTATgcgtgggggggggggggggggagaagtgggggggggggggggtggtggtggttaggggttaattttattaatttatatgaaataaaataatattgtaaaaatacTTGTAAAAATGATTCAATATATAGTAGctccaattttaaaagatcaCATGAAATGGACATGCATTTCTCTAACAAGAAAGATGAACTCCAACATAAAAGAGActgaaatcacaaaaattaaatatatacagaaCTAAAATGCAACCCTTAAAAgttaaatgacaaaaataccaaataacttaaattttaagacaaaaaatacatctAAACCTACCAAATAGGGTACTTAAGTATCATTCACAAAAGTCTGCAACAATTCTCAAACCGAGAaccacataattaataaatatttcatatgatgtacagaaaaattaattaaaaatctataatacgagacttgtttttttttttaataattaatatgagaTTTATCGAACTACTTTAAAGTAAAGTTGTACCCATCCACGAACCATAATTCCTAGGAcccattaaaaaagaaaatccacaaactcaataatttttagataaaaagttTTTACCACacttttgtattattataacatCATATTCTATATACGATTTCACTTAACGTGACAGTATCAATGtacattacaaaattataataaaaggaTGCATACTAAATAATTTGAGGGACCAAATTAAGCTCCTGTACCCGGAACACATGTCATCGAAATTGTGGATCTTTATAGTTTTTctcaaactaataaaaaaaacctcAGACAAATACAAGCTAGCACTGCAAGAGGTTGGTCCATTATTTCTCCTTTGAAAGGTGACCCCGTGaccttatttttgttcttttgccAGCTCCCAAACACCCCTTATGAACCTCACCTTTCTTCCCAAACACACACTTCTACTTCATTTCATGACAActccaaaaatcaaattattttattgggtaaattggaatgaattttttgaaatttgatataattacaaatatagtACACGTTTTAGGCCATGACCACAACAATCAAGTCAAAAGGCTAGTGGATCTAAAACCCAATATTTCCACACTATAAAACCAATTACTGGACTACAGTTTCATACCTTGTTTGATTTCCCATTTGCTTTCAAGAAAACCAGACATGGGATTTTCTTGGTTTCTGCTGCTCTTCATCACCCTTTTCTTTCAGTTCATCGATCCAACTTTATCAGCAAATGGGAACTCAGATTTGATTCAGCAGACTTGCAAGAACACAAAGTACTATGATCTCTGTGTTTCCTCCTTGAAATCTGACTCCTCCAGCCTCAAAGCAGACTCCAAACTAGGGTTGGCTCTCATCATGGTTAGGGTTGGAATGGCCAACGCCACCGCCACAAACTCCTACATTTCCTCCCAGATTCTGAGTGTCAAGAACGACACGGCGCCGATGAGGAAGGTGATGAGGGAATGTGCTGACAAGTATGCCTTTGCGAATGATGCCCTCCAAAACTCTGTCCAAGATTTGAGTTCTGAGTTGTATGATTACGCCTACATGCATGTGATGGCTGCTGCAGATTACCCGAATGCATGCCGGAATGCTTTCAAGAGGTATCCTGGACTCGTTTATCCCCAAGAACTTGCTGTTAGGGAGGAGGGTTTGAAGCATATTTGTGATGTTGTTTTGGGGATTATTGATGCTCTTGGTTTTTGATGCTGTCATTGTAacttttatgctttttttcACTGTTTTTGTGTGTGAGTATGTGTGTGAATTTGCAGTGTTGAAATTTCTAGATGTTTTGTGATGTAGTgattttttgttcatattgtggattaaaataaaagttttgatgTTGTCTttaaactttgaaaaaaacaaTTCCCTTTGGGCCATCTTGTAATTGAATGCAGGTGTAGGTCCTTAAGATTTGAGGTCAATGGATGttgctttatttaatttgtagaCTTTTGAGGCAACcactttaatttgatttgcaGGTTTTTGGATATTGTTTTAAAATGGTTACAAGCAACTTTAGGCTCTAGTTAACAAGAAATTGGAACACTCCTAAACTGGGATAGTTACACTGCATGCCACATTTTacgagatttggtataataatacgtaaattttttataattttaaaaattatatttagtatcttttcaataaatagatcACTCGATTAGTCAAAGTTTATGacatttgctgatattaaccaaaaaaaaaaaaaaaattgaatgaaaatccatatttactTTCGATCGACTTActactgatttattacaggttaatattttttttttaccaaactaatcttataagggtgaaaatataccttcttACATTCATTAACGCATATGAAAATGCATAAAGAtagtttgatgataaaaaatttattggcatgaAAAAAGTATTTCTAAAAGATGCACTTTTTAGTGAGTAATTTCGGAGAAAAATCCTTACACATATATAGGGTacatgataaatttaaagCGTGTTTgaaactaatattaaaaaatatcaacttttGGTTATTTACATGATCAAAGAGTGTCTGAAATGTGATTATAAATACCACCGGTTCTCACTTCTTGAAAATGGATTTTTGGAGGactaatatttgtaatttaaaaatccattaatcaaatattttataattggaCTTTCACGTCTAAAAGTCCAAATACATGCACTAAAGCTAggggtgataaaaaaaaataaccaaatcGCCCAAAATCATTCTAATATCCAATcgtttttttagaatttatgttttaaactgtaattttaaatttaaagtaaaatcaAATCGACTATTGATTTGGTTctaatttaaagtttaaaaaatcgCCAAAAATCGAACTGCgccattaaatatataattaatttcttaaattatatacataataatttgataaaataattaatttatagaagaatttcatattcaaattacataaccccatattcatatattatcaaaaaatccATATTACAAAGCCCATTTATCTAAAGTTCAAATTTACACTTTATACAATAAAATGTGTTTAATTCTTAAGcacattcaattttaaatccatttgtttattatttcaatttttcattctttatttttttttatcgcttttcctcttctctcttttatctttatttttctctctcgtTGCTGTTGTTGCCTCTCTTGTCGCAGAGTCTCTTCGCCAAAAGAGGTGCGGCTATCTCTCAATCTCTTCTCAAACATGCTCCTTTTCTgaccctttttatttttgtttcagttTGATTTTGAGGTTttgagttttttatttttgtaaaattttcgTGCGTTTGTGTTATTGATGCATTTAGGAGTTCTCTTTCTCCAAAAATGGTGGAGCCCTTTATATGCACCCAAGACCCTTTACGCCCTACTCCAAGGATTGATCTGTGTGCAATAATGGAGGATATTGAGAAGtttcaagaatttataaaaggcaaatgatttacttatatttttattttatgttttgaaatatatattgactCTATTGATAATGATTTTGTCGTTTTCAGAATTGGAAGGATTTGCTCTTGTGCAACCTCAACGGACATATAATACGactaatttgaaaagaatctttattatgtttgaatttgtatgaATGATTAAATGTGTTTGTTTaagatatttcatttttattttttttttgctaatattaaatatattaaatttcactaTTGTAAAAGTTGTTTTGTGCTATAGTAGTTGATTGTACTTATGCAGGATGATAttcatacaataaaaaaagtcGATCTCGTGTCTAGTGCctacaaattttcaattgcatGGTCTAGAGTATTAATTACCCAGTACTAATTATTGAAGATTGACCAAGgatgtaatagtgtatatttttttatataatttaaaaaaaatacaatgaaccaTACTGATAAGTTTGTGACAGTGTTGGAATCTTTTGATTGAAACCCGAGGTCAAATtcagaattttaaaaaaaatacaaataattcttGTGATCTTAtaaatgcataaattattatcttatataaattaataataaataaagtaatttattttatatttaaaaaataaataattttattttaaaaaatacaaagagataaatttctattttaaatataataaagtaatttattttatttaaaaaataatttattttaaatataaaataaattgcttcatgaattgttgtattttaaaaaataaatgaaagtaaattgctaattttttttgtaagataatttatacatttatagtatcacaagaattacttacattttttttctaaattttgaatctaGTCTTGGGGTTCAATTGAAGGGTTCCAACACTGCCGCAAACTTATCAGTAtggttcattgtatttttttaaaattatataaaaaaatatacactattacatttgtatgtttcattatatttttaaaattaatataattttaaaaattaattaaatataattagtttataaaaataaaaaataaaaaatttgtgaatTGGCCCAAATTGGCCCAattcacaaattttaattgCCAATTCACATTCAATCCAAATTGGCAATTAACAAccacattatatattttttttaatataatgagCCACCACGGTCAGCCACCGCGGTGGctcattataaaatatttatttttttataaaatgtgtcaccgcggtgacataattttttttttttaaatataaattgtggCACCGAGGTTACTCACCACGGtgccacttatttttttaaagcttTTCAACATACTTcaaatctttaaatttttttttccctgtattttaaaaataatttctcccTGACTCAAGCACCACTGGTCATGGAAAAGACTGTGAAAGGAACTAATTTTGACCTGCATCGATGGGATTTTTTTAAGTCATAGAACCTACGTACAAGAAAGGttgtaatttgtaaataaataattttggtgaTGAGAACGTGTATGGAATGTAGGTCTCTTGATGGGTTGGTGTCCATTCAACTGGATTCATGCTACAAAGTCATTGAGTATCTCCAAAAAAACAACTTTTGGAGATTGAATGTGCAAAACAACTCATTTGACTTTGAaagtcaatttattttggtatttgctacaattaatggaatttgatattttagtgaaattatttaaattacgttgttttcatgtatttttttaatttttttattaaactgtacattatttatagaatatcAACGTTATcaagatttttataaaatattgatatggTAGgttttttccctccaaaacaGTGCTGGAATCTTACCCCATAACGGAACTAAGGATTTTGGGATTAGGTTTgagaaaattctgaaaaatgtaataattggGACTTATCTAAAAAAAACCTTAGATATGGGgtcaaaaaatgagattttccCATAATTTTCCTTTGAGTAGAATGTGGTTTGAATTTGGAATATATAAACTATACTGTGAGTTATATATTGGTCTTAATAAGTTCTAAATGGGTTCTGTgatgtttatgttttttattagtcAATCAAAgggttatttttaataatattatgtaattaataaaatatattattataattatgagttcaatgtattttaaaatatgttactgtacaattcaaaaaatatactactatattcatgattataagtatttttaaaattctccGAATAATACCCAAATCAATCTATTTCCAACCCGTCCATACATTTGAATCCAATTCGAACCCGACCCAATATAAATTCAGCCCCACCCATTTGCCACCGCCAGACCTAGTACTATCTCAACTATGAAATTTTGAGCTTTCCACCATTCAGATATCCCTAGAGGACGGACATGGGGTTTGATTTTCCTTGCCCTCAATTGTCAATTGGTTAGATTTGGCACTATTTCGAAAATCTCATcagaataaaagtagaaaatggATTTTGCGTCACTTGAAAACTAAAATGGTAGAAGAAAGAAGCATTTCATAAGCTTAAAATGCAGCCGGGCGACATGTTCCAATTTTCCTTTTGACAATTATCATAACAGAGATCACATTCAACAAAATCTACATTCTTCTCCTGGCATATGTTAAGTGTGGACTACAATAACAGTAAAATGTTACAATGAGAGGAAATACTTTGTTAATCAATCAATGGCCATTGGGGTGATGCGCCGCTTGGCAGGCTTACTTGGATTTGAAGCTACTCTTGTACTTGGTGAAGCTTGTTTGTTATCCTTGTTCTCCTCCTCCTTCGTGGAATTCTCTACGTTCTCTTTTGCACTATCTATAGATGCGTTCTTACCATTGTTGTCGATGGATCCGGGAACAGGGCACTTATTCGCATCACCAACGACTGGCTTTTCTTCTATTAGATCTAAATATTTCAGTAGTTGGACATATTGGTATCTTATTTGACAGAGTTGCTGAGAAATATGTACAAACCTGATAAGGACATAGGTGATCCGAGttcttgattttcaaattcaagCAGCGTGCAGTAACCATCTTGAGAGGATAACACCAAATAATTACCAATGGGTGACCtatatgaacaaaattttagaagtttCAAGTAGATATACTGACTGTCGAAGGGTGTTTCTGAAGGGGGGGAAAAAGGTTACCATGCAATGTC is a window from the Sesamum indicum cultivar Zhongzhi No. 13 linkage group LG15, S_indicum_v1.0, whole genome shotgun sequence genome containing:
- the LOC105178093 gene encoding cell wall / vacuolar inhibitor of fructosidase 2 — protein: MGFSWFLLLFITLFFQFIDPTLSANGNSDLIQQTCKNTKYYDLCVSSLKSDSSSLKADSKLGLALIMVRVGMANATATNSYISSQILSVKNDTAPMRKVMRECADKYAFANDALQNSVQDLSSELYDYAYMHVMAAADYPNACRNAFKRYPGLVYPQELAVREEGLKHICDVVLGIIDALGF